The sequence below is a genomic window from Pelmatolapia mariae isolate MD_Pm_ZW linkage group LG9, Pm_UMD_F_2, whole genome shotgun sequence.
TGTATAAACCCCAATCCACCTTTAACTTGGTCCTTCTCCCAAACCTTCAAATATGACTTTCTGGCCCTGTCATAGTAAAGGGCTGCTTAGAATATTAGAGCCAATGTCACAAAGTTCCTCCTGAAGTATAAGTGAGTGAGAGAGTTACCTCACTTTGCAGCACAACACGTCTCACAAGATTTCTACAACCAATCAGAGTGAAATTTGTACTTTGTGTTGTCAGATgaacatatgagacactttgactcttcagtgcagtgtggagcctaacaaagatctgttttgtgtcccagctgatcagcaggaggagaagagtctgacggagcagcagaggaacattttcagccatctggactcagctgagtcactacagaggaaacaatgagctcaacacagaaggtgaGGAAAATATCACAGTTTCACCAAATAATCAGTCACGTCTAAAACTCTCATACTCCCAACCTGTTATATGACTGTGTTGCATATTATTATAtactatgtatttttaaattatgtttacAAACTTTAAGAAGTCACAAGCTATTATTATTCtgtattattagtagtagttaTTAATTCAATTTTCATTCAATTCAGTGTTgcttatacagcgccaaatcacaacaacagctgcctcgaggtgctttatattgtaaggtagaccttacaataatacatacagagtaaacccaacaatcatatgacctcctatgagcagcactttggtgacagtgggaaggaaaaactcccttttaacaggaagaaacctccagcagaaccaggctcacagagccttctttactcaagtaacagtgaaaaagtacaggctAGTAAATGTAATTAGAGTAAGAAAGTAAACATTTGGATAAATGTTTTTATCCAAaactaactgaaccttgtgctttattaatgtaataataaaataagattAGTAGATGAAATACAAACTATTTATTTCTAATAAAGGTACTCAGTTTGAATCAGTTAAGtagaaaatgaaggaaaataaaacatatgtgtattttctgttgcctacactgtagagggtgactttgcctctaaacaggaacatgagcagggaagaggttaaagtgggattgaGCAGGTGGGAACCCTAAAATCAGCTGTAGTGGCTCAGCGTGGGGAAAAGAGTCACAGCTCACAATTGTTAGGTCTGCGCTAGCAGTCCTTGCTGACTCAGAGACTTATTCCCGTGAACAAAGGGAGACAAACGGAGATCGATCGGTTTTAACTTTTGCAAGGGAAGCACAGTCGGAATCTCACAGCTGCAAACTCTCTATTATAATGGAATAAATTAGAAAATTATACATATTTATTATAGGAAAGaggaaatataaaaaattataGAGCTGGTAAACATTTATAGAGTGTTTGAAcagtcatgaattatttttaacaccagGTTGGATATAATGTGTTAGAACTACCAGCAGGTGGGGATAAGagacctttaaggtgtttggtgccacactccaccttcaggtttaaaactagtgttaatgtagggagtttgaaggttcagtttgttccacgactgcatttcactcactgcctctgtttgtatctctgtcactgcaggaccaacatggagcgagaagtcggcgctctcaggaggccgacaaacctcacagaagaaagagagagaaaaaacacacctgtgacgagtgtgggaagggTTTTACTTTTAAGGCATTCCTAAAAcgtcatcaggtcatccacactggagagagaccgttcagctgtgacttgtgtggaaagtctttttcctccGTGGGTTctctaaaaacacaccaactcatccacagtggagttaaagcgtacagctgtgatcagtgtggcagagcttttaatCGCAGTAACGGCTTACAGaggcatctagttacccactctggagttaaggcatacagctgtgacatctgtggaaaGAATTTCAGCCAGAGTGGAAGCCGAAATGCACATCTACGCATTCACACAAGAGAAGATGTgtactgctgtgatcagtgtggcaaacaCTTTGCTACAGACGCACACTTACAAcgccacatgtttacccacactgaggagagaccttataaatgtgacctgtgtgagaagacttttaaaactCCATATTACCTGAAACTACACCAaaagatccacaccagaaagagactctacaagtgcagttactgtgaggtgtgtatttatatttgtatcttgtcattttagcctgactgtttggaacaactctgctcattaaactgtgttagcatgttagcaattctGCTGCCTGgaaaagcagctctgagtgattattcagattttcatttcagttatgATTTTTGTTTACACTGTCGTGAAAAACTAAATGTGCTGAACACTGATATGATTCTGTTATTTAATGTTCAGGCAGTGATATTATTTCTGCATAAATGTTTTACAAAGTTGTATTGTTACATAATGGTATTGTAGTATTTTAGCATTAGTATCATTGCTTCCTTATAACTTTAGTACTTTTAGACATTAGTGTTAAAATACTCATTTAGTATTATAATTGCAGTGTCATGGGGGTAGTAGTGTTTCACTTGTGTCTTGGTCAGCTGAGTGTTGTAACTGCACAGTTAcagtgttattaatgcagttttAAATTAGTATTATTGGAGTGTTACATTAGTCATTTAGTACTGTGTTGGTACCCTGCAAATATTCGCATGGTGGTAAGTCAGATGTTATTGTAACATGAAAtaagtattactgtagtattacagtggcttgcaaaagtattcggcccccttgaacttttccacattttgtcacattacagccagaaacatgaatcaattttattggaattccacgtgaaagaccaatacaaagtggtgtacacgtgagaagtggaacgaaaatcatacatgattccaaacattttttacaaataaataactgcaaagtggggtgtgcgtaattattcagccccctgagtcaatactttgtagaaccaccttttgctgcaattacagctgccagtcttttagggtatgtctctaccagctttgcacatctagagactgaaatccttgcctattcttctttgcaaaacagctccagctcagtcagattagatggacagcgtttgtgaacagcagttttcagatcttgccacagattctcgattggatttagatctggactttgactgggccattctaacacatggatatgttttgttttaaaccattccattgttgccctggctttatgtttagggtcgttgtcctgctggaaggtgaacctccgccccagtctcaagtcttttgcagactccaagaggttttcttccaagattgccctgtaagttcaagggggccgaatacttttgcaagccactgtatggtGGTAGTATTGTAGTTTTTGCAGCCCAGTAAATTTACTGGGCTGCAAAAACTACAATACTCAGTTGAGTGTGTTaactgaaacagtaaaatgtaactggacgtctgcagagatgctctttatttcaggcgacgttcaggatgaaaatgttaaaggactgacttacactgtctttgtgtctttgtttagaagcagagcgacacagatggatccagttctcaaccctgtcatcgctgtggtggtgggaaagagtttcgttgtgacctttgtggaaaaactttcaattGGCAAGTCTCCCTAAAAAAACATCAACGTAACCACACCTtagacaaactgaaatactgcaaagaatgtgggagaagcttcACCACATCACGTGACTTAAAAAACCATGAACTGATTCACAGTGGGGTGaaaaagcacctctgtgatcagtgtgggtcatcttTCACTACTTCAAGTCACCTTAAAACACACgaacgagtccacacaggagagaaaccatacaagtgcagatactgtgacaaaagcttctcacgaTCAGGTCATCTTAAACTTCATGAACGTACTcacatggaaggaaactacagctgtgaccagtgtgacaagaacTTCAGGAGtctcagttcatactctgaacacaaacgatcccacgttactaataaactgtttcactgttaccaatgtgcccaaacattcacctcattgtctgctctgtgcaaacatcagcgtgatcactcagggctgaaatcactcccatcactggatcacagtgaatctgaagagacagaaagatcttCTTCTGGTTTCTGTGTCAGACTTTAAActcttgagatcaggctccacagagttcaggtgAAATCTCCTGTAAAGATCTGATGAGGCAgctgtgaatgaaaatgttccaGTAGTTACATTTTAACCCCCAGGGGTCGACGGACGCACCGGCGTGTCAAAATCACATGCCCAGTTTAAGATGCAACAACAAAGGTGCAGCAACCCAGAGTCTCTATTTCAACTTAGGTTGAAAGTGTGGACTCaaactttataccagtttttaaaatgataggccacgtaaaaacagagtgatgatttaaaaaaaaaaaaaagcgcaatgtttgtttttttcctgaataaaaCATTGTtatttacagcgggaagaaacggtatgAACTTTTAGGATTTTCTTTTATAACATATATACTGGACTGGACATACTCACAGATATACTATGTAATCATATATACTCgtatacaacacacacacacacacacacacacacacacacacacacacactgaagtgTTTATATAATGGAATCACTGTGAAAAGCATCTAACTTACATGTTTAAAACCACAAGAACAACATATTTAAGTCAAATATATTCTACAATTATATTAATGGTGTTTGCGCGACTTGTATGAACACATGTTGATCAATAACATGAGACAATTGGGATCAATGAGTAACCTTTGATTGTGCTATGGCCAACGATGATAAGTGCAAACATGGAGCTAATTcaactttctctttctctctgttcaTCTTTATTGCCTCATGTTGTGTCCAGTGTTTCCAAAGCCTATTTGGTAAACAAACCTGGCCTGCGGGGGATGCATCTGGGATTGTTTTTCTCGCCTCAGCTGCCAGAAAGCGAGAAAACCACTTTCTTATCATGGATAGCAGTCTACTTCTGgcacacacacttaaaaaatggtcaaaatgattaagataagataagataagataacctttattagtcccacacgtgggaaatttgttttgtcacagcaggaagtggacagtgcaaaagttatgaagcaaaaattagaataaaataaaataagaataaatacagtacacaactgtacagaatagaataaaataaaatactatatacagtagaataaaatagaataaaatatacaataagataaaaatagaatacaaatgctatatacaactcaacTTAACTGTTAAATGCTGTTTTGCAGACTCACTTTGGCCATAAAACTGACAAAGGGacagaattaaaaataatggaTTCTCGGATTGGCACTCAGAAAGTTATGAAATAGTGCCATAAAGTTAGTGGAAAAAAAGACAGTTATGTAACATAAGTGTAAGATTAAAAGAAACGAAGGACAAGTATGATTAACAACTGATGGAAAATATTGATGAGCATATCACAATGATAATTGGGTTTATAGGACATTTTTGAATTTGAAATCTTACTTATGAGGTAAAAACTTCATATGGACCATGAGAGAACAAAGGATGAAAGGGTACCCAACGGCAGGATGAGGTTGATATGCCCCGGGTTGCTATTTTTCGTGTCTGTCATGTTGTGGGTCTCTGCTGTTTGTGCTTAAATGCATTTCGCCACAgggtttgctttgctttttgcCATGTAAATGTCTCGCTATACTCTGTATGTATTTTCTTGCTGTTCATATGATTCTGTGTATTAAACTCAGTTTCAAGAATTCTACACTTTTGTTCAAAGGTTCTTTTTGAGTGCCCTGATTTTATCTGGATGCAAAGTGTACAGAATGTACAATTCCTCATGGCACCCCTGGGTAGAGTTAACCTTAAAAGTGTGTTCGACAGCATATAATGCTTATGTAAAAAGTACAGAACATGTGCTGCTTTTCTTATTATTGCAGGGTTGGCAACCAAAGTAAAACTTTCTGGTACAACGCTGCCCCCTGGTGGGTAAGGTTTAAATTACAAAATAGTTTTAGTTACTAAATGTTGAAGTAGAAAGAATAGACACAGTATCCTGTCATGTCAGTGCTATTATAATACGTTGTGGGTTTACT
It includes:
- the LOC134634441 gene encoding zinc finger protein 271-like yields the protein MSSTQKDQHGARSRRSQEADKPHRRKREKKHTCDECGKGFTFKAFLKRHQVIHTGERPFSCDLCGKSFSSVGSLKTHQLIHSGVKAYSCDQCGRAFNRSNGLQRHLVTHSGVKAYSCDICGKNFSQSGSRNAHLRIHTREDVYCCDQCGKHFATDAHLQRHMFTHTEERPYKCDLCEKTFKTPYYLKLHQKIHTRKRLYKCSYCEKQSDTDGSSSQPCHRCGGGKEFRCDLCGKTFNWQVSLKKHQRNHTLDKLKYCKECGRSFTTSRDLKNHELIHSGVKKHLCDQCGSSFTTSSHLKTHERVHTGEKPYKCRYCDKSFSRSGHLKLHERTHMEGNYSCDQCDKNFRSLSSYSEHKRSHVTNKLFHCYQCAQTFTSLSALCKHQRDHSGLKSLPSLDHSESEETERSSSGFCVRL